A part of Myxococcus fulvus genomic DNA contains:
- a CDS encoding insulinase family protein yields MRRLITTLVTVSLAGCASQQKPAASENPATPPQATQPTAPADAESFRATKPEPGKPPELVLPSFQKATLDNGLTVLVSTRRELPLVFAGITFAAGSAQDPAGKQGLADLTYRMLLEGAGSRDTVALDNAFGDLGVSPFQEVAADGAQVGVRVLTRNVDAALGLLSDVTLRPTFAPKAFERRKKQQLADLVRRLGQPTALGQIVFLSSAFGSAHPYGHSAAGMPDTVQALSLEDVQGFYKKHVGPAAAALVMTGDVTLDEAVAFAKKHFGTWKSQATLPAAPPTPKLTNREQVHVVPKPGLDQTVVIMGRPAIAAGNPDEFSLELATTVFGGFFGSRLNMNLREDKGYSYGAGASLDPRLGVGPLTSYASVRSDVTGPAVKEAMGEVNGLKSRPITQKELEAAREGLIRAFPGAFESVEGLGSSASQLFRKRRPMDEFNRTVEGLRTATAADVQRAAEKYLDPATLQIVLVGDPLLIQEQVSPLNLGKLVPVEPDTQPGVTRAGP; encoded by the coding sequence GCCGGCTGCGCCAGCCAGCAGAAGCCCGCCGCAAGCGAGAATCCGGCCACCCCGCCCCAGGCCACGCAGCCGACGGCACCGGCGGACGCCGAGTCCTTCCGCGCGACGAAGCCCGAGCCGGGCAAGCCGCCGGAGCTGGTGCTGCCCAGCTTCCAGAAGGCCACGCTCGACAACGGGCTCACCGTGCTGGTGAGCACCCGGCGCGAGCTGCCGCTGGTGTTCGCGGGCATCACCTTCGCGGCGGGCAGCGCGCAGGACCCCGCGGGCAAGCAGGGCCTGGCGGACCTGACGTACCGCATGCTGCTGGAAGGCGCGGGCAGCCGCGACACCGTGGCGCTGGACAACGCCTTCGGTGACCTGGGCGTGTCCCCCTTCCAGGAGGTCGCCGCGGACGGCGCCCAGGTGGGCGTGCGCGTGCTGACGCGCAACGTGGACGCGGCGCTGGGGCTGCTGTCGGACGTGACGCTGCGGCCCACCTTCGCGCCCAAGGCCTTCGAGCGCCGGAAGAAGCAGCAGCTGGCGGACCTGGTGCGCCGGCTGGGACAGCCCACCGCGCTGGGGCAGATTGTCTTCCTGTCGTCCGCCTTCGGCAGCGCGCACCCGTACGGGCACTCCGCGGCGGGCATGCCGGACACCGTGCAGGCGCTGTCGCTGGAGGACGTGCAGGGCTTCTACAAGAAGCACGTCGGCCCGGCCGCCGCGGCGCTGGTGATGACGGGCGACGTCACGCTGGACGAGGCGGTGGCGTTCGCGAAGAAGCACTTCGGCACCTGGAAGTCGCAGGCCACGCTGCCGGCCGCGCCGCCCACGCCGAAGCTCACGAACCGTGAGCAGGTGCACGTGGTGCCCAAGCCCGGCCTGGACCAGACGGTGGTCATCATGGGCCGGCCGGCCATCGCCGCGGGCAACCCGGACGAGTTCTCGCTGGAGCTGGCCACCACCGTGTTCGGCGGCTTCTTCGGCAGCCGGCTCAACATGAACCTGCGCGAGGACAAGGGCTACAGCTACGGCGCGGGCGCCAGCCTGGACCCGCGGCTGGGCGTGGGACCGCTCACCTCGTACGCCTCGGTGCGCTCGGACGTGACGGGGCCCGCGGTGAAGGAGGCGATGGGTGAGGTGAACGGGCTGAAGTCGCGGCCGATTACCCAGAAGGAGCTGGAGGCCGCGCGTGAGGGCCTCATCCGCGCCTTCCCGGGCGCCTTCGAGTCGGTGGAGGGCCTGGGCTCCAGCGCGTCGCAGCTGTTCCGCAAGCGCCGGCCCATGGACGAGTTCAACCGCACCGTGGAGGGGCTGCGCACCGCCACCGCCGCGGACGTGCAGCGCGCGGCCGAGAAGTACCTGGACCCGGCCACGCTGCAAATCGTGCTCGTGGGTGACCCGCTCCTCATCCAGGAGCAGGTGTCGCCGCTCAACCTGGGCAAGCTCGTGCCCGTGGAGCCGGACACCCAGCCCGGCGTGACGCGCGCGGGGCCGTAG
- a CDS encoding alkaline phosphatase D family protein yields MKKLLGPMLYTTTQPSQDQWSFFVNLYLSADAADAARLPRLRLRASEGTVLPDTVVAPPRLVADFSALEGRAAGLLWRWEVTLAREDKARRVTYRFEPVDAGEALEEVDFSAPHQPPRPWSQDSLGTVVVPAKGALPKAAFFSCNGASDAKTWSSVMRMKRPFGCWMDMLAQHEEPTEGGFELLMGGGDQVYADSLLDHEPLVEFRKRELEQKLNRDFGPPKGFHEQMLARYVELYCERWGGSAGIAPMLARVPGLFTWDDHDIFDGWGSHESLQSCEWFESIYSAAALAFEAFQLGALRGSEKPTRRRPCEGHYLQSVRFAGAECDVDVLALDLRSGRTYRRQTNGKMAHEVMSAEQWHTLDAWRQEHARRGAGKPRHVLVLSSVPLVHLRFGPSVETLGGDTELHDDMLDQWESVAHRGERIRLMVDLLQLAKASCCAVTVVSGDVHVGARGLIRSRNPEHVPAGLAEAAIEQVTSSGIVHPPPSMLQFMGMRMLAEESVDDLPSYMQTEMLPVGKSRYLRERNWLSLRVEPARSKTSRPKLWLRWEAEHTALSMQVVVEPPPLATMTGA; encoded by the coding sequence ATGAAGAAGCTGCTCGGGCCGATGCTGTACACGACCACCCAGCCGTCGCAGGACCAGTGGTCGTTCTTCGTGAACCTGTACCTGTCGGCGGACGCGGCGGACGCGGCGAGGCTCCCCCGGCTGCGCCTGCGCGCCTCGGAGGGCACGGTGCTGCCGGACACCGTCGTGGCCCCGCCCCGGCTGGTGGCGGACTTCTCCGCGCTGGAGGGCCGCGCGGCGGGCCTGCTGTGGCGCTGGGAGGTGACGCTCGCGCGCGAGGACAAGGCCCGGAGGGTGACGTACCGCTTCGAGCCAGTGGACGCGGGCGAGGCGCTGGAGGAGGTGGACTTCTCCGCGCCGCACCAGCCGCCCCGGCCGTGGAGCCAGGACTCGCTGGGGACGGTGGTGGTGCCCGCGAAGGGCGCGCTGCCCAAGGCGGCCTTCTTCTCCTGCAACGGCGCGAGCGACGCGAAGACGTGGAGCTCGGTGATGCGGATGAAGCGGCCCTTCGGCTGCTGGATGGACATGCTCGCCCAGCACGAGGAGCCCACGGAGGGCGGCTTCGAGCTGCTGATGGGTGGCGGCGACCAGGTGTACGCGGACTCGCTGTTGGACCACGAGCCGCTGGTGGAGTTCCGCAAGCGCGAGCTGGAGCAGAAGCTGAACCGGGACTTCGGTCCGCCCAAGGGCTTCCACGAGCAGATGCTGGCGCGCTACGTGGAGCTGTACTGCGAGCGGTGGGGAGGCTCGGCGGGCATCGCCCCCATGCTGGCGCGGGTGCCTGGCCTCTTCACGTGGGATGACCACGACATCTTCGACGGCTGGGGCTCGCACGAGTCGCTGCAGTCCTGCGAGTGGTTCGAGTCCATCTACAGCGCCGCGGCGCTCGCGTTCGAGGCGTTCCAACTGGGCGCGCTCCGAGGCTCCGAGAAGCCGACGCGGCGCAGGCCCTGCGAGGGGCACTATCTGCAGTCCGTGCGCTTCGCGGGCGCCGAGTGCGACGTGGACGTGCTCGCGTTGGACCTGCGCAGCGGGCGCACGTACCGACGGCAGACGAACGGGAAGATGGCGCACGAGGTGATGAGCGCGGAGCAGTGGCACACGCTGGATGCGTGGCGCCAGGAGCACGCGCGGCGGGGCGCGGGCAAGCCCCGGCACGTGCTGGTGCTGTCGTCGGTGCCGCTGGTGCACCTGCGCTTCGGGCCCTCGGTGGAGACGCTGGGTGGGGACACGGAGCTGCACGACGACATGCTGGACCAGTGGGAGTCGGTGGCGCACCGGGGCGAGCGCATCCGGTTGATGGTGGACCTGCTCCAGTTGGCGAAGGCGTCGTGCTGCGCGGTGACGGTGGTGTCCGGGGACGTGCACGTGGGCGCGCGAGGGCTCATCCGCTCGCGCAACCCGGAGCACGTGCCAGCGGGGCTCGCGGAGGCGGCCATCGAGCAGGTGACGTCGTCGGGCATCGTCCACCCGCCGCCGAGCATGCTCCAGTTCATGGGCATGCGGATGCTGGCCGAGGAGTCGGTGGACGACCTGCCCTCGTACATGCAGACGGAGATGCTGCCGGTGGGCAAGAGCCGCTACCTGCGCGAGCGCAACTGGCTGTCGTTGAGGGTGGAGCCCGCGCGCTCGAAGACGTCGCGCCCCAAGCTGTGGCTGCGCTGGGAGGCCGAGCACACCGCGCTGTCCATGCAGGTGGTGGTGGAGCCTCCGCCGCTCGCGACGATGACGGGGGCGTGA
- a CDS encoding alpha/beta fold hydrolase, with amino-acid sequence MPIRPSVLALSALLLAAPPALAQSKAPVEPLGTALEGLPSAFPVQYLSTKVEGQDVRLAYLDVKPTARANNRTVVLLHGKNFFGAYWEPTLRALTAAGFRVIAPDQLGFGRSSKPDVHYSFHTLASLTKQVLDSLGIKQAVILGHSMGGMLATRFALMYPQATERLILENPIGLEDYREKAPWQPTEAYYKEQLAVTEESTRKYHHTYYVKWKPEYDVWVQVLYRQTLSGDYPRLAQVAAETSQMIYEQPVVHEFPNVKPRTLVVIGQEDRTFIGRGKVPADVAATLGQYPQLGKKTAQAIPQATLVELPGVGHIPHIEAPEKFHAAVLDFLAK; translated from the coding sequence ATGCCCATTCGTCCATCCGTCCTGGCCCTGTCCGCCCTTCTCCTGGCGGCCCCTCCCGCCCTCGCCCAATCCAAGGCCCCCGTGGAGCCGCTCGGCACCGCGCTCGAGGGCCTGCCCTCCGCGTTCCCCGTCCAGTACCTGTCCACCAAGGTCGAAGGCCAGGACGTCCGCCTCGCCTACCTGGACGTGAAGCCCACCGCGCGCGCCAACAACCGCACCGTGGTGCTCCTGCACGGCAAGAACTTCTTCGGCGCCTACTGGGAGCCCACCCTCCGCGCCCTCACCGCCGCGGGCTTCCGCGTCATCGCCCCGGACCAGCTCGGCTTCGGCCGCTCGTCCAAGCCCGACGTCCACTACAGCTTCCACACCCTCGCGTCGCTCACCAAGCAGGTGCTCGACTCGCTCGGCATCAAGCAGGCCGTCATCCTCGGCCACTCCATGGGCGGCATGCTCGCCACCCGCTTCGCCCTCATGTACCCGCAGGCCACCGAGCGTCTCATCCTCGAGAACCCCATCGGCCTCGAGGACTACCGCGAGAAGGCCCCCTGGCAGCCCACCGAGGCCTATTACAAAGAGCAGCTCGCCGTGACGGAGGAGTCCACCCGCAAGTACCACCACACGTACTACGTGAAGTGGAAGCCCGAGTACGACGTCTGGGTCCAGGTCCTCTACCGCCAGACGCTCAGCGGTGACTACCCGCGCCTGGCCCAGGTCGCCGCCGAGACGTCGCAGATGATCTACGAGCAGCCCGTCGTCCACGAGTTCCCCAACGTCAAGCCGCGCACCCTCGTCGTCATCGGCCAGGAGGACCGCACCTTCATCGGCCGCGGCAAGGTGCCCGCCGACGTCGCCGCCACCCTCGGCCAGTACCCCCAGCTCGGGAAGAAGACCGCCCAGGCCATCCCCCAGGCCACCCTGGTGGAGCTGCCCGGCGTGGGCCACATCCCCCACATCGAGGCCCCCGAGAAGTTCCACGCCGCCGTGCTCGACTTCCTCGCGAAGTAG